In a genomic window of Dyadobacter fermentans DSM 18053:
- the iolB gene encoding 5-deoxy-glucuronate isomerase: MSDLLIKPRTHDKTYHSLTAEQAGWTYLNFEAKILEAGEQIEGNTGDYEYCFALLGGNFKVEAAGQVWETRNGRKDVFSGIGHAMYLSRRTPFVLTAQSPGTDIAICKVLSDEDFPPRMKRPEEAAIEYRGGDNANRQINSLLEPGFGCHKIVCVEVYTPSGNWSSFPAHKHDERKVAGDGTLLEANLEEIYFYKIDKPQGYAIQQVYTDDRSLDEIIRVKNNEAVLVPRGYHPVVAGHGYNVYYLNFLAGSDQSLANTSDPDHDWIYGSWKGTDPRLPIVTAEMNG, translated from the coding sequence ATGAGTGACCTGCTGATTAAGCCCCGAACACACGACAAGACCTATCATTCCCTCACCGCCGAACAGGCTGGCTGGACCTACCTGAACTTCGAAGCTAAAATACTGGAAGCCGGCGAACAAATCGAAGGCAACACGGGCGATTATGAATATTGTTTCGCATTGCTCGGCGGTAATTTCAAAGTGGAAGCCGCCGGCCAGGTCTGGGAAACGCGCAACGGTCGCAAGGATGTGTTCAGCGGAATAGGGCACGCCATGTACCTTTCCCGCCGGACGCCGTTCGTCCTCACGGCGCAATCGCCCGGGACCGATATCGCGATTTGCAAAGTGCTTTCCGACGAGGATTTCCCACCGCGCATGAAACGCCCCGAGGAAGCCGCCATCGAATACCGCGGCGGTGATAATGCCAACCGCCAGATCAACAGCCTGCTCGAACCGGGCTTCGGCTGTCACAAGATCGTGTGCGTGGAAGTATACACGCCATCGGGCAACTGGAGCTCGTTCCCGGCCCACAAGCACGACGAGCGGAAGGTAGCCGGCGACGGCACTTTACTCGAAGCGAACCTCGAAGAAATCTACTTTTACAAAATCGACAAACCGCAGGGCTACGCGATCCAGCAGGTGTACACCGACGACCGTTCGCTGGACGAAATTATCCGTGTGAAAAACAATGAGGCCGTATTGGTGCCGCGCGGCTACCATCCCGTAGTGGCTGGCCACGGCTATAATGTGTATTACCTTAATTTCCTCGCCGGAAGCGACCAGTCGCTCGCCAACACGTCCGACCCCGATCACGACTGGATTTACGGAAGCTGGAAAGGCACCGACCCGAGACTACCGATCGTCACCGCTGAGATGAATGGGTGA
- a CDS encoding LacI family DNA-binding transcriptional regulator — MNSSRPVTIKDIARRFRCSPSTVSRALNDHPAINEDTRKNIQEYAREVGYQRNEVSLSLLNKKTASLGVVVPTISNYYETAVIEGLHTVLQPMGYTLNICVTNESYLLEKESLSKLLSNRTEGIFLSVSQETYDAGYYEHLENVIQRKTPLIFIDREYEDFETSRATVDDYHGAFAAVEHLISIGYKQIAHLKGPNGLTVSEQRFKGYINCLKKHNFPIREDLIINTNFNVESAILPTKRLLDLASPPDAIFGVNDQVAIGAMRVAKDRGLRIPQDIGLVGFDNSPISAYTFPSLTTVHRPGRKIGMEASRLFLNQLNGSGDFSPESIVLPSELVIRESSLRI; from the coding sequence ATGAATTCCTCACGTCCTGTTACGATTAAAGACATTGCACGCCGTTTCCGGTGTTCTCCATCCACCGTTTCACGCGCGCTGAACGACCATCCGGCGATCAACGAAGACACCCGCAAAAACATCCAGGAATATGCACGGGAGGTGGGTTACCAACGCAACGAAGTGTCGCTGAGCTTGCTCAACAAGAAGACCGCCTCGCTCGGCGTGGTGGTGCCGACGATCAGCAATTATTACGAGACTGCGGTGATTGAGGGCCTGCACACGGTGTTGCAGCCCATGGGTTACACGCTCAACATCTGCGTGACCAACGAAAGTTACCTGCTCGAAAAGGAATCGCTTTCCAAGCTGCTCTCGAACCGGACCGAGGGCATTTTCCTGTCGGTTTCGCAGGAAACCTACGATGCGGGCTACTACGAGCATCTCGAAAACGTGATCCAGCGTAAAACCCCGCTGATTTTCATCGACCGCGAATATGAGGATTTTGAAACCAGCCGGGCCACCGTGGACGATTATCACGGCGCTTTCGCGGCGGTGGAGCATTTGATTTCCATTGGTTACAAGCAGATCGCGCATTTGAAAGGTCCCAATGGCCTCACCGTTTCCGAGCAGCGTTTTAAGGGATATATCAATTGTTTGAAAAAACACAATTTCCCTATCCGCGAAGACCTCATTATCAATACCAATTTCAATGTCGAAAGTGCCATTCTGCCTACCAAGCGGCTGCTCGACCTCGCTTCACCGCCCGATGCGATTTTCGGCGTGAATGACCAGGTGGCGATCGGTGCGATGCGGGTGGCCAAAGACCGGGGCCTGCGCATTCCTCAGGATATCGGGCTCGTAGGCTTTGACAATTCGCCTATTTCGGCATATACATTTCCTTCGCTCACCACTGTGCACCGGCCCGGGCGCAAGATCGGCATGGAAGCTTCCCGCTTGTTCCTCAACCAGTTGAATGGTTCGGGAGACTTTTCGCCGGAGAGCATCGTGCTGCCTTCGGAGCTGGTGATCCGGGAGTCGTCGCTGCGGATTTGA
- a CDS encoding sodium:solute symporter family transporter: MSTTGLQSLDYIVFFIYLIGVSAYGYWIYKKKSSKEVSSTDYFLAEGSLTFWAIGASIIASNISAEHFIGMSGSGFAIGLAISSYEWMAAASLIVVALFILPVYLKNKIYTMPQFLRERYNPTVATIMAVFWLLLYVFVNLTSILYLGALALEVTAGIDFQYAIVGLGLFAIVITIGGMKVIGYTDVVQVIVLVLGGLATTYLALDLVSQHFNRPGIFNALGLLREQADSHFHMILPKDHPFYKDLPGLTVIIGAMWINNLAYFGCNQYIIQRSLGASLPTARKGILFAALLKLLIPIIVVIPGIAAFVLYQNGMFQQEMLDGNVVKPDHAYPVLLNLLPAGLKGMAFAALTAAIVASLAGKANSISTIFTLDIYKQYIAPHATERQLVRVGRYTIYVAMGIGILIAPQLRVLDQAYQFIQEYSSFITPGVFAIFILGMFWKRTSSAAALTAALLTIPLSTLGKFMYPEVPFLDRMGYIFVMLCGVIVGISLADPKSRNNPKGLEIEASMFRPGKSFVIGSVLICGVLAALYTIFW; this comes from the coding sequence ATGTCCACTACCGGTCTGCAATCGCTGGATTACATAGTATTTTTCATCTATCTGATAGGCGTTTCCGCTTACGGTTACTGGATTTATAAAAAGAAAAGCTCGAAAGAGGTCAGTTCGACCGACTATTTCCTTGCGGAAGGCTCGCTTACGTTCTGGGCGATCGGTGCTTCCATTATCGCTTCGAATATCTCTGCGGAGCACTTCATCGGAATGTCGGGGTCGGGATTTGCGATTGGTCTGGCCATTTCTTCGTATGAATGGATGGCCGCCGCTTCGCTGATCGTCGTGGCGTTGTTTATCCTCCCGGTGTATCTCAAAAACAAGATCTACACCATGCCGCAGTTTTTGCGGGAAAGGTACAATCCTACCGTGGCGACGATTATGGCGGTTTTCTGGCTGCTGTTATATGTATTTGTAAACCTGACGTCGATCCTCTACCTGGGTGCGCTGGCACTCGAAGTGACGGCCGGCATCGATTTCCAGTACGCGATCGTAGGTTTGGGGCTTTTTGCCATCGTGATCACGATCGGCGGAATGAAAGTAATCGGTTACACGGATGTGGTCCAGGTGATTGTGCTCGTTCTGGGCGGTCTGGCTACCACTTACCTGGCATTGGACCTGGTTTCACAACATTTCAACCGGCCGGGTATTTTCAATGCGCTTGGCTTGCTCCGCGAGCAGGCGGATTCGCATTTTCATATGATTTTACCAAAAGATCATCCGTTTTACAAAGACCTCCCAGGCCTCACGGTGATTATTGGCGCGATGTGGATCAATAACCTCGCTTATTTCGGCTGCAACCAGTACATTATCCAGCGCAGTTTGGGCGCCAGCCTTCCTACCGCACGCAAAGGCATTCTTTTCGCGGCATTATTAAAATTGCTGATCCCGATCATCGTCGTCATCCCGGGCATTGCTGCTTTTGTATTATATCAAAACGGCATGTTCCAGCAGGAAATGCTCGACGGCAATGTGGTCAAGCCCGATCACGCCTATCCTGTGCTGCTCAACCTGCTTCCCGCGGGCTTAAAAGGAATGGCTTTCGCCGCACTTACGGCCGCTATTGTAGCCTCGCTCGCGGGTAAGGCCAACAGCATTTCAACCATTTTTACATTAGACATTTACAAACAGTACATCGCACCCCACGCCACCGAACGCCAGCTTGTGCGCGTAGGCCGCTACACGATCTACGTCGCCATGGGCATCGGCATCCTCATTGCCCCGCAGCTCCGCGTGCTCGACCAAGCCTACCAGTTCATTCAGGAATACAGCAGCTTCATCACGCCGGGCGTGTTCGCGATTTTTATCCTCGGGATGTTCTGGAAACGGACCAGCTCGGCCGCCGCGCTGACCGCCGCATTGCTCACGATCCCGCTATCGACACTCGGCAAGTTCATGTATCCCGAAGTGCCATTCCTCGACCGCATGGGCTACATTTTCGTGATGCTCTGTGGGGTGATCGTGGGCATTTCCCTCGCCGATCCCAAAAGCAGGAATAATCCGAAAGGGCTGGAAATTGAAGCTTCGATGTTCCGTCCCGGCAAAAGTTTCGTGATCGGCTCGGTGCTGATATGCGGTGTGCTGGCAGCTTTGTATACGATTTTCTGGTAA
- the iolD gene encoding 3D-(3,5/4)-trihydroxycyclohexane-1,2-dione acylhydrolase (decyclizing), with translation MTKRLTVAQATIMFLKNQYIERDGVEEPYFGGCFGIFGHGNVAGLGQALQENPDFRYYQCRNEQSMVHTAVAYAKVKNRLGAFVCTTSIGPGATNMITGAALATINRLPVLLLPGDIFATREPNPVLQQLESAASQDISVNDCFKPVSKYWDRINRPEQLIYSLPEVMRVLTSQAEMGAVTLSMPQDVQTHAYDFPESLFQKRVWHVGRPRPDLVTLQKAAEWIKTAQKPVIVAGGGAIYSGATDVLHDFATKTGIPVGETFAGKGAVRYDAPYSIGGLGATGTKYAIDVANQADLVIGIGTRYSDFTTASKSIFKNPDVRFININISEFDAFKHAALPVIGDAKAVLEELGGLLGNHEVAADYRRHIAEINKAWDDEVTQIYAEGNGTVPPIDQAVVIGTLNSFMDDRDVMINASGSAPGDLHKLWRATDPKNFHLEYGFSCMGYEIAAGLGAKMADPSREVYVICGDGGYLMNNHEIVTAIQEGVRFTILLLNNNGYASIGGLSESIGSERFGTMYKYRDNATGQLAGNFLPVDLAANAESLGANVIRATDRQSLENALAQSKTADRTTVIYIETSLYRTVKGYHAWWEVPVAEVSTSPTVQKAFETYKENKKTQRIFL, from the coding sequence ATGACCAAACGACTCACGGTGGCGCAGGCTACCATCATGTTCCTAAAAAACCAGTATATCGAACGCGACGGCGTCGAGGAACCCTATTTCGGCGGTTGTTTCGGCATTTTCGGGCATGGTAACGTGGCCGGGCTCGGGCAGGCATTGCAGGAAAACCCGGATTTCCGGTATTACCAATGCCGCAATGAGCAGTCGATGGTGCACACCGCGGTGGCTTATGCCAAGGTAAAAAACCGCCTGGGCGCATTCGTCTGCACGACGTCGATCGGTCCGGGTGCCACCAATATGATCACCGGTGCCGCCTTGGCGACCATCAACCGGCTGCCAGTGCTGTTGCTGCCCGGAGACATTTTCGCCACCCGCGAGCCCAACCCGGTGTTGCAGCAGCTCGAAAGCGCCGCATCGCAGGATATTTCGGTGAATGATTGTTTCAAACCGGTTTCCAAATACTGGGACCGCATTAACCGGCCCGAGCAGCTCATTTACTCGCTGCCCGAAGTAATGCGCGTCCTTACCTCGCAGGCGGAAATGGGGGCGGTAACGCTCTCTATGCCGCAGGATGTGCAGACGCACGCCTACGATTTCCCCGAATCATTATTCCAAAAACGCGTGTGGCACGTCGGCCGCCCGCGCCCCGATCTGGTAACCCTGCAAAAAGCGGCGGAGTGGATCAAAACGGCGCAAAAACCGGTGATTGTAGCCGGCGGCGGTGCTATTTACAGCGGCGCCACCGATGTTCTGCATGATTTTGCGACTAAAACCGGCATTCCGGTAGGCGAAACGTTCGCGGGAAAAGGGGCTGTGCGTTACGACGCGCCATACAGCATCGGCGGCCTCGGCGCCACCGGTACCAAATACGCGATCGACGTGGCTAACCAGGCCGACCTTGTGATCGGCATCGGCACGCGTTACAGTGACTTTACGACGGCTTCCAAGTCGATTTTCAAAAATCCGGACGTCCGTTTTATCAATATCAATATCAGCGAGTTCGATGCATTCAAGCATGCTGCATTGCCCGTGATCGGCGATGCAAAAGCGGTGCTGGAAGAACTCGGCGGGCTGTTGGGTAACCACGAGGTCGCGGCGGACTATCGCCGGCACATTGCGGAGATCAACAAAGCCTGGGATGATGAAGTAACGCAGATTTACGCGGAAGGCAATGGCACGGTTCCTCCTATCGATCAGGCAGTTGTGATCGGCACGTTAAACAGCTTCATGGACGACCGCGATGTGATGATCAATGCATCGGGCAGTGCCCCGGGCGACCTGCACAAGCTCTGGCGCGCCACCGACCCGAAAAACTTCCACCTCGAATACGGCTTCTCATGCATGGGTTACGAGATAGCCGCCGGTCTGGGCGCCAAAATGGCCGATCCCAGCCGCGAGGTATACGTGATCTGCGGCGATGGCGGCTACCTGATGAACAACCACGAGATCGTCACGGCGATCCAGGAAGGCGTGCGTTTCACGATCCTGCTTTTGAACAACAACGGCTATGCCAGCATTGGAGGGCTTTCCGAAAGCATTGGCAGCGAGCGCTTTGGAACCATGTACAAATACCGCGACAATGCAACCGGCCAGCTTGCCGGAAACTTCCTTCCCGTGGACCTGGCAGCCAATGCCGAAAGCCTGGGCGCGAACGTTATCCGGGCAACCGACCGCCAATCGCTCGAAAATGCATTAGCACAATCCAAAACCGCCGACCGCACCACGGTGATTTACATCGAAACCAGCCTCTACCGAACCGTAAAAGGTTACCACGCGTGGTGGGAAGTGCCGGTAGCCGAAGTATCGACCTCCCCGACCGTGCAGAAGGCATTTGA
- a CDS encoding CoA-acylating methylmalonate-semialdehyde dehydrogenase — MEKLQNYINGRWVDSHSDHYVDVLNPASQEVLAKVPYGIAQDVADAAAAAHEGFQEWRNTPVSKRVQYLFKLKTLLEDNADDIARTIVLESGKTFVEARAEMVRAIENVENACGMPTLIQGEFSEDIAKGIDEYMIRQPLGVCACIAPFNFPGMITFWFLPYALACGNSYIIKPSEKVPLTMTKIVRIMEQLDLPNGVLNLVQGARETVDAILEHPVIKGISFVGSSNVARYVYAKGSANGKRVQAQGGAKNPVIVLPDADIEMTSQIVIDSVYGCAGQRCLAASTIITVGEHKDITESLVESARNRKTGFGLDSDVLMGPVITAESKNRVHNLIDKGLQEGGRVLVDGRNTKIDGYENGNFIAPTIIEDIPLDGELAATEIFGPVLSLVHINTIEEAIRFINSGKYGNMACIFTSSGLNARRFRHEAEAGNIGINIGVAAPVAQFPFSGWKDSFYGDLHGQGKHAVEFFTQTKVVIERWLKEWNRKF, encoded by the coding sequence ATGGAAAAATTACAGAATTACATCAACGGCCGGTGGGTCGACAGTCACTCCGATCATTATGTGGACGTGCTGAACCCTGCCAGCCAGGAAGTGCTCGCAAAAGTTCCTTACGGCATCGCGCAGGACGTAGCCGACGCGGCCGCTGCGGCGCACGAGGGTTTTCAGGAATGGAGAAATACGCCGGTCTCGAAGCGTGTGCAATATCTGTTTAAACTAAAAACACTGCTCGAAGACAACGCCGACGACATTGCCAGGACCATCGTGCTCGAATCGGGCAAGACTTTCGTGGAGGCCAGGGCCGAAATGGTGCGTGCGATCGAAAACGTCGAAAACGCCTGCGGAATGCCCACGCTCATCCAGGGCGAGTTCTCGGAAGACATTGCCAAGGGCATCGACGAATACATGATCCGCCAGCCGCTGGGCGTTTGTGCGTGCATTGCGCCATTCAACTTCCCGGGCATGATCACGTTCTGGTTCCTACCCTACGCACTCGCCTGCGGGAACAGCTACATCATTAAGCCGTCGGAAAAAGTGCCGCTCACGATGACCAAGATCGTGCGCATCATGGAGCAGCTCGACCTTCCCAACGGCGTACTGAACCTCGTGCAAGGCGCACGGGAAACGGTAGACGCGATCCTGGAACACCCGGTTATCAAAGGAATCAGCTTCGTGGGGTCTTCCAACGTTGCCCGTTATGTGTATGCCAAAGGTTCCGCCAACGGCAAGCGTGTGCAGGCCCAGGGCGGCGCGAAAAACCCTGTGATCGTGCTACCGGATGCGGATATTGAAATGACCTCCCAGATCGTGATCGACAGCGTGTACGGCTGCGCCGGCCAGCGCTGCCTCGCCGCCTCGACGATCATCACCGTGGGCGAGCATAAGGACATTACCGAGAGCCTCGTGGAATCGGCGCGGAACCGTAAAACCGGTTTTGGCCTGGATTCGGATGTGTTGATGGGCCCGGTGATCACGGCCGAAAGCAAAAACCGCGTGCATAACCTCATCGACAAAGGTTTGCAGGAAGGCGGGCGCGTGCTTGTGGACGGACGTAATACAAAGATCGATGGTTATGAAAACGGCAACTTCATTGCCCCCACCATCATCGAGGACATTCCGCTGGACGGCGAACTGGCCGCAACCGAGATTTTCGGGCCGGTGCTCAGTTTGGTTCACATTAATACCATCGAAGAGGCGATCCGCTTTATCAACTCCGGAAAATACGGCAATATGGCCTGCATTTTCACGAGCAGCGGCCTCAATGCCCGCCGTTTCCGCCACGAGGCCGAGGCCGGCAATATCGGTATCAACATCGGGGTAGCCGCTCCTGTGGCGCAGTTCCCCTTCTCGGGCTGGAAGGATAGCTTCTATGGCGACCTCCACGGCCAGGGCAAACACGCCGTCGAGTTTTTCACCCAAACCAAAGTGGTGATCGAGCGCTGGCTAAAAGAATGGAACCGAAAATTTTAA
- the iolG gene encoding inositol 2-dehydrogenase encodes MTKKLKTGVIGLGRIGQIHLSNLVHHMPDAEVIIASDLSPAAHAFAHQLGVPEVTTDAYDVINHPDVEAVIICSPTPFHVPYTVAAAEKGKHIFCEKPLDVTLEAIQAAEKAVADNHVKLMLGFNRRFDANFNNVRHLVADNKIGEPHILRITSRDPAPPPVEYLKVSGGIFLDMSIHDFDMARYIVGSEVTEVFVKGDALIHPEIKEFGDIDTAVIVLTFENGAIGVIDNSRKAVYGYDQRLEIFGSKGMAKAENNTTDTLIHFDSNGGHSSLPLHFFLERYETAYRVCLKTFIDCVLKDTPSPVDAHDGLMATAIGIAAMKSLTEGRSVKLDEVLQYATV; translated from the coding sequence ATGACAAAAAAACTCAAAACCGGTGTGATCGGACTGGGCCGGATTGGCCAGATCCACCTCAGCAACCTCGTGCACCACATGCCGGACGCAGAAGTGATCATCGCTTCCGACCTGTCGCCCGCTGCACACGCTTTCGCACACCAGCTCGGCGTACCCGAAGTGACCACCGATGCCTACGACGTGATCAACCACCCCGACGTGGAGGCGGTGATCATTTGCTCCCCTACCCCTTTTCACGTGCCCTACACCGTGGCCGCGGCAGAAAAAGGAAAGCATATTTTCTGTGAAAAACCGCTTGACGTGACCCTGGAAGCGATTCAGGCAGCTGAAAAGGCGGTGGCTGACAACCACGTGAAGCTCATGCTGGGCTTCAACCGTCGCTTCGATGCCAACTTCAATAATGTGAGGCACCTGGTGGCGGATAACAAAATCGGAGAACCGCACATTCTCCGCATTACCAGCCGCGATCCTGCGCCCCCGCCGGTGGAATACCTGAAAGTTTCGGGCGGTATTTTCCTCGATATGTCCATTCACGACTTCGATATGGCCCGGTACATTGTAGGCAGCGAAGTGACGGAGGTATTCGTCAAAGGTGATGCGCTCATCCACCCCGAAATCAAGGAGTTCGGCGATATCGACACGGCGGTGATCGTTCTGACATTCGAAAACGGCGCCATTGGCGTAATCGACAACAGCCGCAAGGCGGTATACGGCTACGACCAGCGCCTGGAAATCTTCGGATCGAAAGGCATGGCGAAGGCCGAAAACAATACGACCGACACGCTCATTCATTTCGACAGCAATGGCGGCCACAGCTCGCTTCCGCTGCATTTCTTTTTGGAAAGGTATGAAACCGCCTATCGCGTCTGCCTTAAAACGTTCATCGATTGCGTGCTGAAAGACACGCCGTCGCCGGTGGACGCTCACGACGGCCTCATGGCAACCGCCATCGGCATTGCCGCCATGAAGTCGCTTACCGAGGGCCGGAGCGTGAAACTGGACGAAGTGCTGCAATATGCGACGGTATAG
- a CDS encoding class II fructose-bisphosphate aldolase, with the protein MLLTTRQLFEKCYGRYAIPAVNVFFMEEIHGLFAAAQEADAPFIVQTTPFARDYAHADMLLSMIGAAARIYPNVTYAIHMDHGYEAHIFDAIEKGGYTSVMIDASHDDFETNVARTKAVVEAAHAKGISVEAELGVLAGVEDDLTVDAEHSFYTNPQQVVDFVNATDCDSLAIAVGTSHGAYKFSGGQGLQFHILEEIQKRLPGFPLVLHGGSNVLPEVIERINAAGGQLKTDAKGVQEEEVRKAIPLGICKINIATDTRLLWTMVNREFFRDRADEFAPTTPGKIFMEEYKKFMLKKFELFGCTGKAGEFGE; encoded by the coding sequence ATGCTACTCACAACTCGCCAGCTTTTTGAAAAATGCTATGGCCGCTATGCGATACCGGCCGTGAATGTGTTTTTCATGGAAGAAATACATGGGCTGTTTGCCGCCGCACAGGAAGCGGATGCCCCGTTTATCGTGCAAACAACGCCCTTCGCACGCGATTACGCACATGCGGACATGCTGCTGTCCATGATCGGCGCCGCGGCGCGCATTTACCCAAACGTTACGTACGCGATACACATGGACCACGGCTATGAGGCACACATTTTCGACGCAATCGAAAAAGGCGGGTACACGTCGGTCATGATCGACGCTTCGCACGATGATTTCGAAACCAATGTAGCGCGCACCAAGGCGGTGGTGGAAGCCGCTCATGCGAAAGGCATCAGCGTGGAAGCCGAACTAGGCGTGCTGGCCGGTGTGGAAGACGACCTGACGGTGGACGCCGAGCATTCATTCTACACCAATCCGCAGCAAGTCGTGGATTTTGTGAATGCAACGGATTGTGACAGCCTCGCCATCGCCGTGGGTACCAGCCATGGCGCTTACAAGTTCTCGGGCGGGCAGGGATTGCAGTTCCACATTCTGGAAGAAATACAAAAGCGCTTGCCGGGGTTTCCGCTCGTGTTGCACGGCGGTTCCAATGTGCTCCCGGAAGTGATCGAACGCATTAATGCAGCCGGCGGGCAGTTGAAAACCGATGCCAAAGGCGTGCAGGAAGAAGAAGTAAGAAAAGCTATTCCACTGGGTATCTGCAAGATCAACATTGCCACGGACACCAGGCTGCTGTGGACGATGGTGAACCGCGAGTTTTTCCGCGACCGCGCCGACGAATTTGCGCCGACCACGCCAGGGAAGATTTTTATGGAAGAATACAAAAAGTTTATGCTGAAAAAGTTCGAACTGTTCGGTTGCACGGGCAAGGCAGGCGAATTCGGCGAATGA
- the iolC gene encoding 5-dehydro-2-deoxygluconokinase has translation MPRYDLLTLGRSSIDLYSANVGSPFEKIEAFNAFVGGCPLNIATGSRRLGLETAILTGIGNDQVGNFIKHFLDNEGIVTDWVPVIEGTRSSAVVLGIEPPDRFPLVYYRENCADINLNIDHVSAIPFQDFKAAAFSGTAFSKDPSRTAMFYALEMAKKNGVTRLLDIDFRADQWFDPRAFGVTIRAALGSFNIVVGTEEEILATFLTDKEQLLIKHQQISAPEIRGNIDNAIREILNSGVETLVVKRGKDGASIFQPGKEEVKVPGFPVEVLNVLGAGDAFCAGFSFGLLRGWDLYKSVRMGNACGAIIVTREGCANFMPTYDEVIGFVEGYGGL, from the coding sequence ATGCCCAGATACGATCTTCTTACCCTTGGCCGCTCTTCCATTGACCTTTACTCGGCCAACGTGGGCAGCCCTTTTGAAAAAATTGAGGCATTCAATGCCTTTGTGGGCGGTTGCCCGCTCAATATTGCCACCGGAAGCCGCCGGCTGGGTCTGGAAACAGCCATTCTCACCGGTATCGGCAATGATCAGGTGGGGAATTTCATCAAACATTTCCTTGACAACGAGGGCATTGTAACCGACTGGGTGCCGGTTATCGAAGGCACCCGCAGTTCGGCCGTCGTGCTGGGCATCGAGCCGCCCGACCGCTTTCCGCTCGTTTACTATCGCGAAAACTGCGCGGACATCAACCTGAATATCGACCACGTATCCGCCATACCGTTCCAGGATTTCAAGGCTGCTGCGTTCTCCGGGACTGCATTCAGCAAAGATCCAAGCCGTACCGCCATGTTCTATGCGTTGGAAATGGCGAAAAAGAATGGCGTGACGCGTCTGCTGGACATCGATTTCCGCGCAGATCAGTGGTTTGATCCCCGCGCATTCGGGGTGACGATCCGCGCGGCGTTGGGCAGCTTCAATATTGTGGTGGGAACCGAAGAAGAAATACTGGCTACGTTTTTGACTGATAAAGAGCAGCTTCTGATCAAACATCAGCAGATATCGGCGCCGGAGATCCGCGGGAATATCGACAATGCGATCCGGGAAATCCTGAATTCGGGCGTTGAAACGCTCGTGGTGAAGCGCGGCAAGGATGGGGCGTCCATTTTCCAGCCCGGCAAAGAGGAAGTAAAAGTACCCGGCTTTCCAGTGGAAGTATTGAATGTGCTGGGCGCTGGTGATGCTTTTTGTGCGGGCTTCTCGTTTGGGTTGCTGCGTGGCTGGGATTTGTACAAGAGTGTCAGAATGGGTAATGCCTGCGGGGCGATCATCGTCACCCGCGAAGGCTGCGCGAATTTCATGCCGACTTATGATGAAGTAATCGGGTTTGTGGAAGGATACGGAGGATTATAA